In a genomic window of Pseudomonas oryzihabitans:
- the gacA gene encoding response regulator transcription factor GacA, whose amino-acid sequence MIKVLVVDDHDLVRTGIVRMLADVAGIQVVGQADSGETALKLARELQPDVVLMDVRMPGIGGLEATRKLLRSQSDLKVVVVTACEEDPFPTRLLQAGASGYLTKGADIEEMITAIKQAFAGRRYISAQIAQQLALKPFQSKAEASPFDQLSEREIQIALMIAGCQKVQVISDKLCLSPKTVNTYRYRIFEKLSITSDVELAMLAVRHGMVDATS is encoded by the coding sequence TTGATCAAAGTGCTGGTTGTCGACGATCACGATCTTGTCCGTACTGGCATTGTCAGGATGCTCGCCGATGTCGCGGGGATCCAGGTGGTTGGCCAAGCTGATAGTGGGGAGACCGCACTCAAGCTTGCTCGTGAACTTCAGCCGGATGTCGTTCTGATGGATGTCAGGATGCCTGGTATCGGAGGGCTTGAAGCTACTCGTAAACTGTTGCGTAGCCAGTCCGACCTGAAGGTCGTGGTGGTGACCGCCTGCGAGGAGGATCCCTTCCCTACGCGTCTCCTGCAGGCCGGTGCCTCTGGCTATCTGACCAAAGGGGCCGACATTGAAGAGATGATCACCGCTATCAAGCAGGCATTCGCCGGTCGTCGTTACATCAGCGCTCAGATTGCTCAGCAGCTGGCATTGAAACCTTTTCAATCCAAGGCCGAGGCGTCGCCGTTCGATCAGCTGTCGGAACGAGAAATTCAGATTGCCTTGATGATAGCGGGTTGTCAGAAGGTCCAGGTCATATCCGACAAGCTCTGCTTGTCTCCAAAGACCGTTAATACCTACCGCTATCGTATATTCGAGAAATTATCGATTACCAGCGATGTCGAATTGGCCATGTTGGCCGTTCGCCATGGCATGGTGGATGCAACGAGTTGA
- the uvrC gene encoding excinuclease ABC subunit UvrC produces MSHSFDAAAFLSGCSGRPGVYRMFDEGGKLLYVGKAKNLKNRLSSYFRKTGLAPKTASMVSKIAQIETTITGNETEALLLEQNLIKQWRPPYNILLRDDKSYPYVYLSTDDQYPRLTIHRGEKRGKGRYFGPYPSAGAIRESLNLLQKAFQVRQCDDNYFRNRTRPCLQYQIKRCKGPCVALVSQQEYAEDVRHSAMFLEGRSNALAEELQAKMETASIGLEFERAAELRDQLALVRRVQDQQSIEGGSGDVDVIAAMVNPGGACVHLISVRGGRVLGSKNFFPEVGIEEDASEVLAAFLEQYYLAYLERDLPDEIIVNSVHDDFPTLIDAFSEVHKRQLVIAHRVRGTRARWQQLAVTNAEQALNTRLANRQHMGVRFDALVQALDLPEPPQRLECFDISHSSGEATVASCVVFGPEGPLKSDYRRYNIEGVTAGDDYAAMHQALTRRFSRLKAGEGKLPDILLVDGGKGQLAMAREVLRELAVPDLVLLGVAKGVTRKPGLETLYLDDPSNEFTLPAHSPALHLIQQIRDEAHRFAITGHRARRGKARRTSSLEEVAGIGPKRRQELLKHFGGLRELQRASIEEIAKSPSISKKLAEQIYAALHSE; encoded by the coding sequence ATGAGTCACTCCTTTGATGCTGCAGCTTTTTTATCCGGCTGTAGCGGTCGTCCCGGTGTCTACCGGATGTTTGATGAGGGCGGCAAGCTCTTATACGTAGGCAAGGCCAAGAATCTTAAAAACAGGCTTTCTAGCTATTTTAGAAAGACCGGCCTTGCCCCTAAAACCGCATCGATGGTCTCGAAGATCGCCCAGATCGAGACGACCATTACCGGTAATGAAACGGAAGCTCTGCTCCTTGAGCAGAACTTGATCAAGCAATGGCGCCCCCCGTACAACATCCTACTTCGGGACGATAAGTCTTATCCCTACGTCTATCTCTCCACTGATGATCAGTATCCCCGGCTGACCATTCACCGCGGTGAAAAGAGAGGGAAGGGGCGTTATTTCGGCCCCTACCCCAGCGCTGGTGCGATCCGAGAAAGCCTCAATTTACTGCAAAAGGCTTTTCAGGTCAGGCAGTGCGATGACAACTACTTCCGCAACCGTACTCGCCCTTGTCTGCAATATCAGATCAAAAGATGCAAGGGGCCTTGCGTTGCCTTGGTGAGTCAGCAGGAATATGCCGAGGACGTTCGCCATTCGGCGATGTTCCTCGAAGGCCGCAGCAATGCCTTGGCTGAAGAGCTACAGGCCAAGATGGAAACGGCCTCGATAGGCCTGGAATTTGAGCGAGCTGCGGAGTTGCGAGATCAACTCGCGTTGGTCAGGCGGGTTCAGGATCAGCAAAGTATCGAAGGTGGCAGTGGCGATGTCGATGTCATCGCGGCCATGGTCAACCCGGGTGGGGCGTGCGTGCATCTGATCAGCGTCCGCGGTGGACGGGTATTAGGCAGCAAGAACTTTTTTCCCGAGGTGGGTATCGAGGAAGACGCCAGTGAGGTCCTGGCCGCATTCCTGGAGCAATACTACCTTGCCTATCTGGAGCGGGATCTTCCGGATGAAATCATCGTGAATTCTGTACACGATGATTTTCCCACGTTGATAGATGCCTTCTCCGAGGTTCACAAACGGCAATTGGTCATCGCGCATCGTGTGCGTGGCACCCGGGCTCGCTGGCAACAATTGGCTGTGACGAATGCTGAGCAGGCGCTCAACACGCGCCTGGCCAATCGACAACATATGGGCGTGCGTTTCGATGCCCTGGTGCAGGCGCTGGATCTACCAGAACCTCCACAGCGCTTGGAGTGTTTCGATATCAGCCACTCCAGTGGCGAGGCAACGGTCGCCTCCTGCGTCGTCTTTGGACCGGAAGGGCCGCTCAAATCCGATTATCGTCGCTACAACATCGAAGGCGTTACGGCTGGCGATGACTATGCCGCCATGCACCAGGCGCTCACTCGACGTTTCAGTCGGCTTAAGGCAGGCGAGGGTAAGCTGCCTGATATTCTGCTGGTGGACGGTGGCAAGGGGCAGTTGGCGATGGCTCGTGAAGTGCTCAGGGAGCTGGCGGTCCCCGATTTGGTTCTGTTGGGTGTCGCCAAAGGTGTCACGCGCAAACCAGGCCTCGAAACGCTGTATCTGGATGACCCTTCGAACGAGTTCACGCTGCCGGCGCATTCTCCGGCTTTGCACCTCATCCAGCAGATTCGTGACGAGGCGCATCGCTTTGCTATTACGGGTCATAGAGCACGTCGCGGAAAGGCGCGGCGCACGTCGTCCTTGGAGGAGGTGGCAGGTATAGGGCCCAAGCGCAGGCAGGAGCTCTTGAAGCATTTCGGTGGTTTGAGAGAGCTACAGCGGGCGAGCATCGAGGAGATTGCCAAGTCGCCCAGTATCAGCAAAAAGCTGGCCGAGCAGATTTATGCCGCCTTGCACAGCGAGTAG
- the pgsA gene encoding CDP-diacylglycerol--glycerol-3-phosphate 3-phosphatidyltransferase, with amino-acid sequence MNIPNLLTVLRVFLIPLFVVLFYLPVHWSYWTASTIFAIACATDWLDGYLARRLGQSTPFGAFLDPVADKLIVAVALVLLVQEHASAWLTLPAVIIVGREIVVSALREWMAELGARAQVAVSNLGKWKTAAQMLALVILLANPPQLTFWVIAGYALLIVAAALTLWSMCTYLMAAWPHLMSAEKKK; translated from the coding sequence ATGAATATTCCAAATCTGCTTACCGTACTGCGCGTCTTCCTCATACCCTTGTTCGTCGTTCTGTTCTATCTGCCGGTTCATTGGAGCTACTGGACGGCGAGTACGATTTTCGCTATCGCCTGTGCAACGGACTGGCTGGATGGCTATCTGGCGCGCCGGCTGGGGCAGAGCACACCCTTTGGGGCCTTCCTAGACCCGGTTGCGGACAAGTTGATCGTCGCGGTGGCGTTGGTACTGCTCGTGCAAGAGCATGCCAGTGCCTGGCTGACGCTTCCGGCAGTGATCATCGTCGGGCGGGAGATCGTCGTATCGGCATTACGTGAGTGGATGGCAGAGCTTGGGGCGCGGGCGCAGGTAGCGGTATCCAACCTGGGTAAATGGAAGACCGCTGCGCAGATGTTGGCGCTCGTCATATTGCTGGCCAATCCGCCCCAGCTCACCTTCTGGGTGATCGCTGGATACGCTTTGCTCATCGTGGCTGCTGCCTTGACTCTGTGGTCCATGTGCACCTACCTGATGGCGGCTTGGCCCCATTTGATGAGCGCTGAGAAAAAAAAATAA
- a CDS encoding TIGR02450 family Trp-rich protein — protein sequence MTARRINPSKLLHSKWTAVQPRERQRHFIVTRVYAPELETAPISQIDLQAVLTRRTWTLDWRELLDAECWLQGWQ from the coding sequence ATGACGGCCAGACGCATCAATCCCAGCAAGCTGCTGCATAGCAAATGGACTGCCGTCCAGCCGCGTGAGCGCCAACGCCACTTCATCGTGACCCGCGTCTATGCGCCCGAATTGGAGACCGCCCCCATCTCGCAAATAGATCTACAAGCGGTTCTCACTCGTCGTACATGGACGCTGGACTGGCGCGAGCTGCTGGATGCAGAATGCTGGCTGCAAGGCTGGCAATGA
- a CDS encoding gamma-glutamylcyclotransferase, giving the protein MHRQISSSTLASYPPKLAPATPLTHPELVASLEATLAQREPGPVWLFAYGSLIWRPECPAVAARRARVHGYHRGLYLWSQLHRGTPEQPGLVLGLDRGGSCSGFAYQLPDEQLDDHLLALWKREMPDGSYRPRWLHCHLEDGSKVQALGFVLKRNLPCYAGNLPDDILNRVLTEACGHFGTTLDYVERTISALRAHAMPDRNLEALLQRYRRAPLLEAMQG; this is encoded by the coding sequence ATGCATAGACAGATTTCTTCCAGCACTCTCGCTTCCTACCCGCCCAAGCTCGCGCCTGCCACACCCCTCACCCACCCGGAACTCGTTGCCTCCCTGGAGGCCACCCTGGCGCAACGCGAGCCCGGCCCAGTCTGGCTGTTTGCCTATGGCTCACTCATCTGGCGCCCCGAATGCCCGGCAGTTGCCGCCCGCAGGGCAAGAGTGCATGGCTATCACCGCGGCCTCTATCTTTGGTCTCAACTGCACCGAGGCACACCCGAACAACCCGGTTTGGTGCTAGGCCTGGATCGCGGCGGTTCCTGCTCAGGCTTCGCCTACCAGCTGCCCGATGAACAGCTGGACGACCATCTGCTGGCCTTGTGGAAGCGAGAGATGCCGGACGGCTCCTACCGGCCGCGCTGGCTGCACTGCCATCTGGAAGACGGCAGCAAGGTCCAGGCGCTCGGTTTCGTCCTCAAGCGCAATCTGCCCTGCTACGCCGGCAATCTTCCGGACGACATCCTCAACCGCGTGCTGACCGAAGCCTGCGGTCATTTCGGTACCACGCTGGATTACGTAGAGCGCACCATCTCGGCGCTCAGGGCCCACGCCATGCCCGATCGCAATCTCGAGGCGCTCTTGCAGCGTTACCGCCGTGCTCCCCTACTGGAAGCCATGCAGGGATGA
- the ahpF gene encoding alkyl hydroperoxide reductase subunit F encodes MLDANLKAQLKTYLERVTRPIEIVASLDDGAKSREMLSLLQDIASLSDQVSLSTDGSDERRPSFALLTPGQNIDLRFAGLPMGHEFTSLVLALLQVGGHPPKASQDVIEQVKALDGDYQFETYFSLSCQNCPDVVQALNLMAVLNPRVKHVAVDGALFQDEVERRQIMAVPSVYLNGEPFGQGRMGLEEIVAKLDTGAAARSADKLNAKDAFDVLVIGGGPAGAAAAVYAARKGIRTGVAAERFGGQVLDTLAIENFISIKETEGPKLAMALEEHVKQYEVDIMNLQRAEQLIPAHEAGGLHEVRFADGGSLKAKTVILATGARWREMNVPGEKEYRNRGVAYCPHCDGPLFKGKRVAVIGGGNSGVEAAIDLAGIVAHVTLIEYDGQLRADAVLQRKLFSLPNVTVITSALTSEVKGDSQKVNGLVYKDRNSSEFHHVDLEGVFVQIGLVPNTDWLKGTVELSPRGEIEVDARCQTSLPGVFAAGDVTTVPYKQIVIALGEGAKASLASFDHLIRTSA; translated from the coding sequence ATGTTGGACGCCAATCTGAAAGCCCAGCTCAAGACCTACCTCGAACGCGTCACGCGCCCCATCGAGATCGTCGCGTCCCTCGACGATGGCGCGAAGTCCCGTGAAATGCTCAGCCTGCTTCAAGACATCGCCAGTCTGTCCGACCAGGTCAGCCTGAGCACCGATGGCAGCGATGAGCGCCGTCCCTCCTTCGCCCTGCTGACCCCTGGTCAGAACATCGACCTGCGTTTCGCCGGTCTGCCCATGGGCCACGAATTCACCTCCCTGGTCCTGGCCCTGTTGCAAGTCGGCGGTCATCCGCCCAAGGCCAGCCAGGACGTCATCGAGCAGGTCAAGGCCCTCGACGGCGACTACCAGTTCGAAACCTATTTCTCCCTGTCCTGCCAGAATTGCCCCGACGTGGTCCAGGCTCTGAACCTGATGGCCGTGCTCAATCCGCGGGTCAAGCATGTCGCCGTCGACGGCGCCCTGTTCCAGGACGAAGTCGAGCGCCGCCAGATCATGGCCGTGCCCAGCGTCTACCTGAACGGTGAGCCCTTCGGTCAAGGCCGCATGGGTCTGGAAGAAATCGTCGCCAAGCTCGACACCGGCGCCGCTGCCCGCTCCGCCGACAAGCTCAACGCCAAGGACGCCTTCGACGTGCTGGTCATCGGCGGTGGCCCGGCCGGCGCTGCCGCTGCGGTCTACGCCGCGCGCAAAGGCATCCGCACCGGTGTGGCTGCCGAGCGCTTCGGCGGTCAGGTGCTGGACACCCTGGCCATCGAGAACTTTATCTCCATCAAGGAGACCGAAGGCCCGAAACTGGCCATGGCGTTGGAAGAGCACGTCAAGCAGTACGAAGTGGACATCATGAACCTGCAGCGCGCCGAGCAGTTGATCCCGGCCCACGAAGCCGGCGGCCTGCACGAAGTTCGCTTCGCCGACGGCGGCTCGCTCAAGGCCAAGACGGTGATCCTCGCCACCGGTGCCCGCTGGCGCGAAATGAACGTGCCCGGCGAGAAGGAATACCGCAACCGCGGCGTGGCCTACTGCCCCCACTGCGACGGCCCTCTGTTCAAGGGTAAGCGCGTCGCCGTGATCGGTGGCGGTAACTCGGGTGTCGAGGCCGCCATCGACCTGGCCGGCATCGTCGCTCACGTCACCCTGATCGAGTACGACGGTCAACTGCGCGCCGACGCCGTGCTGCAGCGCAAGCTGTTCAGCCTGCCAAACGTCACCGTGATCACCAGCGCTCTCACCAGCGAAGTCAAGGGTGACAGCCAGAAGGTCAACGGTCTCGTCTACAAGGACCGCAACTCCAGCGAATTCCATCATGTGGATCTCGAAGGTGTCTTCGTTCAGATCGGCCTGGTGCCCAATACCGATTGGCTCAAGGGCACCGTGGAGCTGTCGCCGCGCGGCGAGATCGAAGTGGACGCTCGTTGCCAGACCTCGCTACCCGGTGTCTTCGCCGCTGGCGACGTCACCACCGTCCCCTACAAGCAGATCGTCATCGCTCTGGGCGAAGGGGCCAAGGCATCGCTGGCGTCCTTCGATCACCTGATCCGCACCAGCGCTTGA
- the ahpC gene encoding alkyl hydroperoxide reductase subunit C: MSLINTEVKPFTATAYHNGKFVQVTEADLKGKWSAIVFYPADFTFVCPTELEDLADLYPEFQKLGVEIYGVSCDTHFAHKAWHDTSEAIKKVNYPLVGDPTARLARNFEVLIEEEGLALRGTFLINPEGQIKLCEIHDNGIGRDASELLRKVRAAQYVANHPGEVCPAKWKEGEATLTPSLDLVGKI; encoded by the coding sequence ATGTCCCTGATCAACACCGAAGTGAAGCCTTTCACCGCGACTGCCTACCACAACGGCAAATTCGTCCAGGTGACCGAGGCCGATCTGAAGGGCAAGTGGTCCGCCATCGTCTTCTACCCGGCTGACTTCACCTTCGTGTGCCCCACCGAGCTGGAAGACCTTGCTGACCTGTACCCCGAGTTCCAGAAGCTGGGCGTCGAGATCTACGGCGTGTCCTGCGACACCCACTTCGCGCACAAGGCCTGGCACGACACCTCCGAGGCCATCAAGAAGGTCAACTACCCGCTGGTCGGTGACCCCACCGCTCGCCTGGCACGCAACTTCGAAGTCCTGATCGAAGAAGAAGGCCTGGCCCTGCGCGGCACCTTCCTGATCAACCCGGAAGGCCAGATCAAGCTGTGCGAAATCCACGACAACGGCATCGGCCGTGACGCCAGCGAACTGCTGCGCAAGGTCCGCGCCGCTCAGTACGTCGCCAACCACCCGGGCGAAGTCTGCCCCGCCAAGTGGAAAGAAGGCGAAGCGACCCTGACCCCCTCGCTGGACCTGGTCGGCAAGATCTAA
- the sseA gene encoding 3-mercaptopyruvate sulfurtransferase gives MIASPLVTAAWLQEQLGRTDLMILDASLYLPNEPQDADELYRQQHIPGALRFDIEVFSDPDTSLPHMVPSAGRFARLAGELGVTPETFIVAYDQKGLFSAARAWWLFRLFGHEQVMVLDGGLPHWRDLGLPLESGENHPEPQAPYPTALNNRLLCGLGDVQTALAVGQTQVLDARGAKRFTGEVPEPRPGVASGHMPGSLNLPYDSLLTAAGTLLSPQELRQRFQALGIDGLHPVITSCGSGVTAAVLLLALSVAGLPDGRLYDGSWSEWGQHQATPKALGHA, from the coding sequence ATGATCGCTTCCCCCCTGGTCACCGCTGCCTGGCTACAGGAACAGTTGGGTCGTACGGACCTGATGATCCTCGATGCCAGTCTCTATCTGCCGAACGAGCCGCAAGATGCCGACGAACTCTATCGGCAGCAGCACATCCCCGGCGCCCTGCGTTTCGATATCGAAGTCTTTTCCGACCCGGATACCTCGCTCCCGCACATGGTGCCCAGCGCCGGCCGCTTCGCCAGACTGGCGGGCGAACTGGGCGTCACGCCCGAAACCTTCATCGTAGCCTACGACCAGAAAGGCCTCTTCTCGGCCGCCCGCGCCTGGTGGTTGTTCCGCCTGTTCGGACACGAGCAGGTGATGGTGCTGGATGGCGGTCTGCCGCACTGGCGCGACCTGGGTCTGCCACTGGAATCCGGCGAGAACCACCCTGAACCCCAGGCGCCCTATCCCACCGCCTTGAACAATCGCCTGCTCTGCGGCCTGGGCGATGTCCAGACCGCGCTCGCCGTGGGCCAGACCCAGGTGCTGGATGCCAGGGGCGCCAAACGCTTCACCGGCGAGGTTCCAGAACCGCGTCCGGGCGTCGCCTCGGGGCATATGCCCGGCAGCCTGAACCTGCCCTACGACAGCCTGCTGACCGCAGCGGGCACCCTCCTGTCACCGCAGGAACTGCGCCAGCGTTTCCAGGCGTTGGGCATCGACGGCCTGCATCCGGTCATTACCAGCTGCGGTAGCGGCGTCACGGCTGCCGTTCTGCTGTTGGCGTTGAGTGTCGCCGGCCTGCCGGATGGGCGGCTGTACGATGGCTCCTGGAGCGAATGGGGCCAGCACCAGGCCACGCCGAAAGCGCTCGGTCACGCCTAA
- the epsC gene encoding serine O-acetyltransferase EpsC, with protein sequence MSELNGHSKGGNDWQLSRIVGELHAARSDWRETHGRFREFSGRELPSRSVMASVIESLSGALFPLRLGPDQLRQESEDFYVGFELERALNALVIQAKLELDYFAKQRGENGVDRGEEARRLVQAFALALPELRRLLDTDVIAAYQGDPAARSVDEVLLCYPGIHAMIHHRIAHHFYRSGLPLLARMVSERAHSATGIDIHPGAQIGEGFFIDHGTGVVIGETCIIGDRVRIYQAVTLGAKRFPADAEGNLKKGHPRHPIVEDDVVIYAGATILGRITIGQGSTIGGNVWLTHGVPANSNVSQASLQGCAGLAQE encoded by the coding sequence ATGAGCGAACTTAACGGGCACTCCAAGGGTGGCAACGACTGGCAGTTGAGCCGCATCGTCGGTGAGCTGCATGCCGCCCGTAGCGATTGGCGGGAAACCCACGGTCGTTTCCGTGAATTCAGCGGCCGCGAGCTGCCCTCGCGCAGCGTGATGGCGAGTGTGATCGAGTCCCTGAGCGGCGCGCTCTTTCCCCTGCGGCTCGGTCCGGATCAGCTGCGCCAGGAAAGTGAGGATTTCTACGTCGGCTTCGAACTCGAGCGCGCGCTCAACGCCCTGGTGATCCAGGCCAAGTTGGAGCTCGATTATTTCGCCAAGCAGCGTGGCGAGAATGGCGTCGATCGCGGCGAAGAGGCGCGGCGACTGGTGCAGGCGTTCGCCCTGGCCTTGCCGGAGCTGCGCCGGCTGCTGGATACCGATGTGATCGCTGCCTACCAGGGTGACCCGGCCGCGCGTAGCGTGGACGAGGTGCTGCTGTGCTATCCGGGCATCCACGCGATGATCCATCACCGTATCGCGCACCATTTCTACCGTAGCGGCCTGCCGCTGCTGGCGCGCATGGTCAGCGAGCGCGCCCATTCGGCCACCGGGATCGACATCCATCCGGGCGCCCAGATCGGCGAAGGTTTCTTCATCGACCATGGCACCGGCGTGGTGATCGGCGAGACCTGCATCATCGGCGACCGGGTACGGATCTACCAGGCGGTGACCCTGGGCGCCAAGCGCTTCCCGGCCGATGCCGAAGGCAACCTCAAGAAGGGGCACCCGCGGCATCCCATCGTCGAGGACGATGTGGTGATCTATGCCGGGGCGACCATCCTGGGCCGCATCACCATCGGTCAGGGCTCCACCATCGGCGGCAACGTCTGGCTGACCCATGGCGTGCCGGCCAACAGCAACGTGAGCCAAGCCAGCCTGCAGGGCTGCGCCGGCTTGGCTCAGGAGTAG
- the tcyN gene encoding L-cystine ABC transporter ATP-binding protein TcyN → MIEVRGLSKSFRQQTVLQAIDLDVAQGEVVAIIGPSGSGKTTLLRCLNLLETPDAGSISLGDLHIDAARPLKAQQAAIRQLRQRMGFVFQNFNLFPHRTALENVIEGPIIVQGEDRAAALAHGSELLAKVGLADKADAYPGQLSGGQQQRVAIARALAMRPQAILFDEPTSALDPERVGEVLETIRGLAQEGRTLLIVTHEMAFARDVAHRVLFMDGGRIVEQGPAAELFNHPREERTRRFLAKFVRDQAPDYS, encoded by the coding sequence ATGATCGAGGTCAGAGGGCTGTCCAAGTCCTTCCGCCAGCAGACCGTCCTCCAGGCCATCGACCTGGACGTAGCCCAGGGCGAAGTGGTGGCCATCATCGGCCCGAGCGGCTCGGGCAAGACCACCTTGCTGCGCTGTTTGAATCTGCTGGAAACGCCGGACGCCGGCAGCATCAGCCTGGGCGACCTGCACATCGATGCGGCCCGACCGCTGAAGGCGCAGCAGGCAGCGATCCGCCAGTTACGCCAACGCATGGGCTTCGTCTTCCAGAACTTCAATCTCTTTCCCCATCGCACCGCGCTGGAGAACGTGATCGAGGGGCCCATCATCGTCCAGGGCGAAGACCGCGCCGCCGCCCTCGCCCACGGCAGCGAACTGCTCGCCAAGGTTGGCTTGGCCGACAAGGCCGATGCCTATCCGGGGCAGTTGTCCGGTGGCCAGCAACAGCGCGTCGCCATCGCCCGGGCGCTGGCCATGCGGCCCCAGGCGATCCTCTTCGACGAACCCACCTCCGCGCTGGACCCTGAGCGGGTCGGCGAGGTACTGGAGACGATTCGCGGCCTGGCCCAGGAAGGACGCACCCTGCTCATCGTCACCCACGAGATGGCCTTCGCCCGTGACGTCGCCCATCGGGTGCTGTTCATGGACGGCGGTCGCATCGTCGAGCAGGGCCCAGCCGCCGAGCTGTTCAATCACCCACGTGAAGAACGAACCCGGCGTTTTCTCGCCAAGTTCGTTCGCGACCAGGCTCCCGACTACTCCTGA
- the tcyL gene encoding cystine ABC transporter permease: MTDTLQLLLDSLPFLLKGAIWTVVLSLGGMFFGLLLGFGLALLRRSQQLLLRGVARLYISFFRGTPLLVQLFVIYYGLPELGVQLDPLPAALIGFSLNMAAYTAEIIRSAIGAIDRGQWEAAASIGMTPLQTLRRAILPQALRIALPPLGNSFIALVKDTSLAATIQVPELFRQAQLITARTFEIFSLYLAAALLYWILASLLSTLQERLERHYGRHLNERGQS; this comes from the coding sequence ATGACCGACACGCTACAACTTCTGCTCGATTCGCTGCCCTTCCTGCTGAAGGGCGCGATCTGGACGGTGGTCCTGAGTCTCGGCGGCATGTTCTTCGGACTGCTGCTGGGCTTCGGCCTGGCCCTGCTGCGTCGCTCGCAACAGCTGCTGTTGCGCGGCGTCGCCCGACTCTATATTTCCTTCTTCCGGGGGACGCCGCTACTGGTGCAGCTGTTCGTCATCTACTACGGCCTGCCCGAGCTCGGCGTGCAGCTCGATCCGTTGCCGGCAGCCCTGATCGGCTTTTCGCTGAACATGGCTGCCTACACGGCGGAAATCATCCGCTCGGCCATCGGCGCCATCGACCGCGGCCAGTGGGAAGCCGCCGCCAGCATTGGCATGACGCCCCTGCAGACGCTCAGGCGCGCCATCCTGCCCCAGGCCTTGCGCATCGCCCTGCCGCCATTGGGCAACAGCTTCATCGCGCTGGTGAAGGACACCTCACTGGCGGCCACCATCCAGGTGCCCGAGCTGTTCCGCCAGGCCCAGTTGATCACCGCCCGGACCTTCGAAATCTTCAGTCTCTATCTCGCCGCGGCGCTGCTCTACTGGATCCTCGCCAGCCTGCTGTCCACGCTGCAGGAGCGCCTGGAGCGGCACTACGGACGCCACCTCAACGAAAGAGGCCAGTCATGA
- the tcyJ gene encoding cystine ABC transporter substrate-binding protein: MRISPMRKSLSLRLFRSAALLLALGLAHQATAQAEDLLQTVKQRGELIVGLEGTYPPFSFQDENGQLTGFEVDFAKALAKELGVKAKIEPGKWDGLLAALESRRLDVVINQVTISDERKKKYDFSTPYTVSGIQALVRKEDADKIKTAADLAGKKVGVGLGTNYEQWLRQNVPQADVRTYEDDPTKYQDLRVGRIDVILVDRLAALELLAKTKDRLALAGEPFSRQESGIAERKGDPEFHAAIDQAIAKLRADGTLAKISEKWFKADVTQ, from the coding sequence ATAAGGATCTCACCCATGCGCAAATCCCTGTCCCTTCGTCTCTTCCGCAGCGCCGCCCTGTTGCTCGCCCTGGGCCTGGCCCACCAGGCCACCGCCCAGGCCGAAGACCTGCTGCAGACCGTCAAGCAGCGCGGCGAATTGATCGTCGGCCTGGAAGGCACCTACCCGCCCTTCAGCTTCCAGGATGAAAACGGTCAGCTGACCGGCTTCGAAGTGGACTTCGCCAAGGCACTGGCCAAGGAGTTGGGCGTGAAGGCCAAGATCGAGCCCGGCAAATGGGATGGCCTGCTGGCCGCCCTGGAGTCCCGCCGCCTGGACGTAGTGATCAACCAGGTAACGATCAGCGACGAGCGCAAGAAGAAGTACGATTTCTCCACTCCCTATACCGTGTCCGGCATCCAGGCCTTGGTGCGCAAGGAAGACGCCGACAAGATCAAGACCGCCGCCGATCTCGCCGGCAAGAAGGTCGGCGTCGGCCTGGGCACCAACTACGAACAGTGGCTGCGCCAGAACGTCCCACAGGCGGACGTCCGTACCTATGAAGACGATCCCACCAAGTACCAGGATCTGCGCGTCGGCCGCATCGACGTCATCCTCGTCGATCGCCTCGCCGCCCTGGAGTTGCTGGCCAAGACCAAGGATCGCCTGGCCCTGGCCGGCGAGCCCTTCAGCCGCCAGGAATCGGGTATAGCCGAGCGCAAGGGCGACCCTGAATTCCATGCGGCGATCGACCAGGCCATCGCCAAGCTGAGGGCCGACGGCACCCTGGCGAAGATCTCCGAGAAGTGGTTCAAGGCTGACGTCACCCAATGA